A single window of Mycobacteriales bacterium DNA harbors:
- the sigM gene encoding RNA polymerase sigma factor SigM: protein MTEGPDPEGGAAAPDGDARDRALLAAHVAGDPAAFGTLVGLHRDRLWAVALRTLGDREEAADALQDALLSAYRAAATYRGEAKVTTWLHRVVVNACLDRVRRRRARPTVPLHEQGGAGEPVDQVDALAARETVLEIEAALAELPVEQRCAIMLVDVHGMPVEDVAAVLGVPAGTVKSRCSRGRARLALSLGHLRNRPLVPPVPPMSGTGREQGGPG, encoded by the coding sequence GTGACCGAGGGCCCGGATCCGGAGGGGGGCGCGGCAGCGCCCGACGGCGACGCCCGCGACCGCGCGCTGCTCGCCGCCCACGTCGCCGGTGACCCCGCCGCCTTCGGCACCCTCGTCGGGCTGCACCGCGACCGGCTGTGGGCGGTCGCCCTGCGCACGCTCGGGGACCGGGAGGAGGCGGCCGACGCGCTGCAGGACGCGCTCCTGTCCGCGTACCGCGCCGCCGCGACCTACCGCGGCGAGGCCAAGGTGACCACCTGGCTGCACCGCGTCGTGGTCAACGCCTGCCTCGACCGGGTCCGTCGCCGGCGGGCCCGGCCGACGGTGCCACTGCACGAGCAGGGCGGTGCGGGCGAACCGGTCGACCAGGTCGACGCGCTGGCGGCCCGCGAGACCGTGCTCGAGATCGAGGCGGCGCTGGCCGAGCTGCCGGTCGAGCAGCGTTGCGCGATCATGCTCGTCGACGTCCACGGCATGCCGGTCGAGGACGTGGCTGCCGTCCTCGGTGTGCCCGCAGGCACCGTGAAGAGCCGCTGCTCGCGCGGTCGCGCCCGGCTGGCCCTCTCGCTGGGCCACCTGCGGAACCGTCCGCTCGTGCCACCCGTCCCACCCATGTCAGGCACCGGACGCGAGCAGGGAGGACCAGGGTGA
- a CDS encoding protein kinase, translating into MAPPQSLRTVRPLLRQDDLLADRYRLDHPVEPAPRASEVEESPAVLWRATDEVLARPVAVKLLRAAGRRGGTQARPFLEAAAATGTLSSPVLARVYDAAVQQWPAERSGRPAGDVDVAYVISEWVEGRDLATVLQQDGPFEPEQAGALIVEVAEALHAAHRRDVVHGRVHPGNLLLTRSGRPRLTDVATSAALPDRAVPAERAGDPVGPAADVRDLTAVLYAMLTARWPVSTTPQPSCGLPAAPAVNDGRSRGRLTSPGQIRAGIPRALDDLVVRVLQPTPGRPAPATAAALADAVAAAAAAAARPVGAARAIDAARAIGAARAAGAARAVSTVGAAGASGPLRAAQAVAARPPPAAPRVPPDVWRFLPLIASLVLILTVGLGMYAVGRAVGEIEPADEAAEVVAGGPGTTRIALDSARVRVFNPPPGRGNERMGAVPNAYDDDPTTVWETERYASRRFGGLKPGVGLLVDLGEPTPVTQVELVTTGGDATFELRAADDLGAQAGNYRVLARGTAADPALTLTPPEGTTARWYLVWVTGLRKTDGGFTAGIAEMHFLRG; encoded by the coding sequence GTGGCCCCGCCGCAGAGCCTCCGCACCGTCCGGCCGCTGCTGCGGCAGGACGACCTGCTGGCCGACCGCTACCGCCTGGACCACCCGGTCGAGCCGGCGCCGCGCGCGAGCGAGGTCGAGGAGTCGCCCGCCGTCCTGTGGCGGGCCACCGACGAGGTGCTCGCCCGCCCTGTCGCGGTCAAGCTCCTGCGGGCCGCAGGCCGTCGCGGCGGCACCCAGGCCCGCCCGTTCCTCGAGGCGGCGGCCGCCACGGGCACGCTGTCCTCGCCCGTGCTCGCTCGGGTCTACGACGCGGCCGTCCAGCAGTGGCCGGCCGAACGTTCCGGCCGACCCGCCGGCGACGTCGACGTCGCGTACGTCATCAGCGAGTGGGTCGAGGGCCGCGACCTGGCGACCGTGCTGCAGCAGGACGGGCCCTTTGAGCCGGAGCAGGCCGGCGCGCTGATCGTCGAGGTCGCGGAGGCGTTGCACGCCGCGCACCGTCGGGACGTCGTGCACGGCCGGGTGCACCCCGGCAACCTGCTGCTCACCCGGTCCGGACGGCCCCGGCTGACCGACGTCGCCACGTCCGCGGCCCTGCCCGACCGGGCGGTGCCGGCCGAGCGGGCCGGCGACCCGGTCGGTCCCGCCGCCGACGTCCGCGACCTGACCGCCGTCCTGTACGCGATGCTGACCGCCCGCTGGCCGGTCAGCACGACCCCGCAGCCATCCTGTGGCCTGCCGGCAGCGCCCGCCGTCAACGACGGCCGATCGCGCGGCCGGCTGACCAGCCCGGGCCAGATCCGGGCAGGGATCCCACGCGCCCTCGACGACCTGGTCGTGCGCGTCCTGCAGCCGACCCCAGGACGGCCGGCACCGGCCACCGCCGCGGCACTGGCCGATGCCGTGGCCGCGGCCGCGGCCGCTGCCGCGCGACCCGTCGGTGCGGCCCGGGCCATCGATGCGGCCCGCGCGATCGGTGCCGCCCGCGCGGCCGGTGCGGCCCGCGCTGTGAGTACCGTGGGTGCGGCCGGTGCCTCCGGGCCGCTGCGGGCCGCGCAGGCGGTCGCCGCCCGGCCCCCTCCGGCGGCACCACGGGTCCCGCCCGATGTCTGGCGTTTCCTGCCACTGATCGCCAGCCTGGTGCTCATCCTCACCGTCGGGCTGGGGATGTATGCCGTCGGTCGCGCGGTGGGGGAGATCGAGCCGGCCGACGAGGCGGCCGAGGTGGTCGCCGGCGGGCCCGGCACCACCCGGATCGCCCTGGACAGTGCCCGGGTGCGGGTCTTCAACCCGCCGCCCGGACGGGGCAACGAGCGCATGGGCGCCGTTCCCAATGCCTACGACGACGACCCGACGACGGTCTGGGAGACCGAGCGCTACGCGAGCCGCAGGTTCGGTGGGCTGAAGCCGGGCGTCGGGCTGCTCGTCGACCTGGGTGAGCCGACGCCGGTCACGCAGGTCGAGCTGGTGACGACCGGGGGCGATGCCACCTTCGAACTGCGCGCGGCCGACGACCTGGGGGCGCAGGCCGGCAACTACCGCGTGCTCGCACGCGGGACGGCGGCAGACCCCGCGCTCACGCTGACACCGCCCGAGGGCACGACCGCCCGCTGGTACCTCGTCTGGGTGACCGGGCTGCGCAAGACCGATGGCGGCTTCACGGCGGGCATCGCCGAGATGCACTTCCTGCGGGGCTGA
- the murJ gene encoding murein biosynthesis integral membrane protein MurJ, producing MSSLGSSTRAMALGTLASRGTGFLRTAVIASVLGVYGVGTAYNVANTTPNIVYELLLGGILTSVVVPLLVRAAKEDEDGGQAYAQRLLTLTVLVLGAAAVVLVLGAPLLIDLYAGDLDPQSRELAIVFARFFLPQILFYGAGAVLGAVLNTRGRYAPPMWAPVLNNLVVIGTGLAFLVVRGRAELTPESLTTAQVALLGLGTTLGIVAQTVALVPALRSAGFSLRLRRDLRGVGLRRVGSLAKWVLLYVVANQVAYLVVVRLSSEEALVALGRGYASYVYAFVLWQLPHAIVAVSVITALLPRMSRAAADGRWEDLRGSLDHGLRLTVCVLVPAAAAFLVLGREIATVVFARGEISIADARFIGVLLGIFAVGLVPFSTYQLQLRAFYAMQDTRTPTLVNLGVNATLVVVDVTLYLLLPDELKVVGLAAGHACSFIAGLGICSLVLSRRLGGLDGTAVVRTAVRCVTAVLVPALLALALASATTRTIGAGPLGAAVALLLGGGVLGAGYVLIGRRLRVAEIDEVAGPVLRRVGLR from the coding sequence GTGAGCTCGCTCGGCAGCTCGACCCGCGCAATGGCGCTGGGAACGCTGGCCTCTCGCGGGACCGGCTTCCTGCGCACCGCGGTCATCGCTTCGGTGCTGGGCGTCTACGGCGTCGGCACCGCCTACAACGTCGCCAACACGACTCCGAACATCGTCTACGAGCTGCTGCTCGGCGGGATCCTCACCTCCGTCGTCGTTCCGCTGCTGGTCCGGGCGGCCAAGGAGGACGAGGACGGCGGGCAGGCATATGCGCAGCGGCTCCTCACGCTGACCGTGCTCGTGCTCGGTGCCGCAGCCGTCGTGCTGGTGCTCGGCGCGCCACTGCTCATCGACCTCTACGCCGGCGACCTGGACCCGCAGTCGCGCGAGCTCGCCATCGTCTTCGCCCGCTTCTTCCTGCCGCAGATCCTGTTCTACGGTGCCGGCGCGGTGCTCGGCGCGGTGCTGAACACCCGCGGTCGCTATGCGCCGCCGATGTGGGCGCCGGTGCTCAACAACCTCGTTGTCATCGGCACCGGCCTGGCCTTCCTCGTCGTGCGCGGCCGCGCCGAACTCACCCCGGAGAGCCTCACCACCGCACAGGTCGCCCTGCTCGGTCTCGGCACGACGCTCGGCATCGTGGCGCAGACCGTGGCCCTGGTCCCCGCCCTGCGCTCGGCCGGCTTCTCGCTGCGGCTGCGCCGGGACCTGCGCGGCGTCGGGCTTCGGCGAGTGGGGTCGTTGGCCAAGTGGGTGCTGCTGTACGTCGTGGCCAACCAGGTCGCCTACCTCGTCGTCGTACGGCTGTCGTCGGAGGAGGCGCTGGTCGCTCTCGGGCGGGGCTACGCGTCCTACGTCTACGCGTTCGTCCTCTGGCAGCTGCCGCACGCCATCGTCGCGGTCAGCGTCATCACCGCACTGCTGCCGCGGATGAGCCGGGCGGCGGCCGACGGCCGGTGGGAGGACCTGCGCGGCTCCCTCGACCACGGGCTGCGACTGACGGTCTGTGTGCTCGTGCCGGCTGCCGCCGCCTTCCTCGTGCTCGGCCGCGAGATCGCCACCGTCGTCTTCGCGCGCGGCGAGATCTCCATCGCCGACGCACGCTTCATCGGGGTGCTGCTCGGCATCTTCGCTGTGGGGCTGGTCCCCTTCAGCACCTACCAGCTGCAGCTGCGTGCGTTCTACGCGATGCAGGACACCCGCACTCCCACGCTCGTCAACCTGGGCGTCAACGCGACGCTGGTCGTGGTCGACGTCACCCTCTACCTCCTGCTACCGGACGAGCTGAAGGTCGTCGGGCTGGCCGCCGGACATGCCTGCTCCTTCATCGCCGGGCTCGGGATCTGCTCGCTCGTGCTCTCGCGGCGACTCGGGGGACTGGACGGCACGGCGGTCGTGCGGACCGCGGTGCGCTGCGTGACGGCTGTCCTCGTACCAGCGCTGCTGGCACTGGCCCTGGCCTCCGCCACGACCCGGACGATCGGTGCGGGACCCCTGGGCGCGGCGGTCGCCCTCCTCCTGGGCGGCGGAGTGCTCGGCGCCGGTTACGTCCTGATCGGCCGGCGGCTCCGCGTCGCCGAGATCGACGAGGTTGCCGGACCGGTGCTGCGCCGGGTGGGGCTGCGCTAG
- a CDS encoding DUF6049 family protein yields MRSCGRLACTLLLAVPLLLAAPHAGTAAPTAAPTPGPLPSDVAAVDGGACSGRSEESPLLVQVTTLLPRAPARPDQPFQVAGTLHNCGTQALSGLQLRLSTGTVLRTRGELQRAEDEPVVGRPRTTAAAPVDDLAPGEDTTFDLRLLVRDLQLGGGLGVYPLAVQGRARYGDDRFRTPVGLAATFVPWFPDGPPAPTRIAWLWPLVDQPRRAPAEVMLDDALDALLAPGTQDAPRGRLQELLVAAREGAKGACDESAAPPPGTAREPSTGCRGQPVPVTYGIDPALLHSIEAMTRTKGYSVLADGEPTDRPPSQNAEQWLSGMRAAAEGSDVLALPFGDPDIVAMSRAGSGLRDDVELLRKLGQSEAGEVLGREPLTSVAWPPPGPLTPALDLLAGGQARAVVLDAAALPPASVTRSRTPSARIELPSPFGTVSGLVVEEVLSHLVEPDPTDWQGPRLAEQRFIAETAIIAAEAPSVSRTLLVAPRRTADVVPAVAAAVLADTGRLPWLCPVRLADVAVGRERCRDLPDAQGPAQAEDRTDVADPADVGPELPPDFLERLAEVRAAGEQFTDAVLVANSTEQARTKARLLRAHGRTTSAAWRDQPADGERMLRLLAEDVERLRGQVRLVSEPVLLTGNSGTLQLSVQNELDQPVNVGVRLDETSSARLSSGTTGVQVIPARNATPITVRVEPRTSGRFVVQATLVDVNGRPFGEPVELDVRSTQYGRLALAVTGIAAAVLMVAAGLRITRRAMRRDDGVQA; encoded by the coding sequence GTGAGAAGCTGCGGCCGGCTGGCCTGCACCCTACTGCTGGCCGTACCGCTGCTGCTGGCCGCGCCCCACGCCGGGACCGCCGCGCCCACCGCCGCGCCCACCCCCGGCCCGCTGCCCTCGGACGTGGCCGCGGTCGACGGGGGCGCCTGCTCCGGCAGGTCCGAGGAGTCGCCGCTCCTGGTGCAGGTCACCACGCTGCTGCCGCGCGCCCCGGCCCGTCCCGACCAGCCGTTCCAGGTGGCGGGAACGCTGCACAACTGCGGTACGCAGGCGCTGTCCGGCCTGCAGCTGCGGCTGTCCACCGGGACCGTTCTCCGTACCCGCGGTGAGCTGCAGCGCGCCGAGGACGAGCCGGTGGTGGGCCGTCCCCGCACGACCGCCGCCGCACCGGTCGACGACCTGGCTCCGGGGGAGGACACCACCTTCGACCTGAGGCTGCTGGTCCGCGACCTGCAGCTCGGCGGCGGTCTGGGCGTCTATCCGCTGGCCGTGCAGGGCCGGGCCCGCTACGGCGACGACCGCTTCCGTACGCCGGTCGGTCTCGCCGCGACGTTCGTGCCGTGGTTCCCCGACGGGCCGCCGGCGCCGACCCGGATCGCCTGGCTGTGGCCGCTGGTCGACCAGCCGCGCCGGGCACCCGCGGAGGTGATGCTGGACGACGCCCTGGACGCGCTGCTGGCGCCGGGCACACAGGACGCGCCACGGGGCCGCCTGCAGGAGCTGCTCGTGGCGGCCCGCGAGGGCGCCAAAGGTGCCTGCGACGAGTCGGCTGCCCCGCCACCGGGGACGGCGCGCGAGCCGTCCACCGGCTGCCGCGGGCAGCCCGTCCCGGTGACCTACGGCATCGACCCGGCCCTGCTCCACAGCATCGAGGCGATGACCCGCACGAAGGGCTACAGCGTGCTCGCCGACGGTGAGCCGACGGACCGGCCGCCGTCGCAGAACGCCGAGCAGTGGCTGTCCGGCATGCGGGCCGCCGCCGAGGGCAGCGACGTCCTCGCCCTGCCGTTCGGGGACCCCGACATCGTGGCGATGTCGCGGGCCGGCAGCGGCCTGCGTGACGACGTCGAACTGCTGCGCAAGCTCGGCCAGTCCGAGGCCGGCGAGGTGCTTGGCCGCGAACCTCTCACCTCCGTCGCCTGGCCCCCACCCGGACCGCTGACCCCGGCCCTCGACCTGCTCGCCGGCGGGCAGGCGCGCGCGGTGGTGCTGGACGCGGCAGCACTGCCACCGGCCTCCGTCACCCGCAGCCGCACCCCGAGCGCCCGGATCGAGCTGCCGTCGCCGTTCGGGACGGTCAGCGGGCTGGTCGTCGAGGAGGTGCTGTCCCACCTGGTCGAGCCCGACCCGACCGACTGGCAGGGCCCGCGGCTGGCCGAGCAGCGCTTCATCGCCGAGACGGCGATCATTGCGGCCGAGGCGCCGAGCGTCTCCCGTACCCTGCTCGTCGCCCCCCGTCGCACGGCCGACGTCGTCCCGGCAGTCGCCGCAGCCGTGCTGGCCGACACGGGCCGGCTGCCGTGGCTGTGCCCGGTCCGACTCGCCGACGTCGCTGTCGGCCGCGAACGCTGTCGCGACCTGCCGGACGCGCAGGGGCCGGCGCAGGCCGAGGACCGCACCGACGTCGCCGACCCGGCCGACGTCGGCCCCGAACTTCCGCCTGACTTCCTGGAGCGGTTGGCGGAGGTACGTGCCGCCGGAGAGCAGTTCACCGACGCGGTGCTCGTCGCGAACAGCACGGAACAGGCCCGTACCAAGGCCCGGCTGTTGCGGGCGCACGGCCGCACCACCTCCGCCGCCTGGCGGGACCAGCCCGCCGACGGGGAACGGATGCTGCGCCTGCTGGCCGAGGACGTCGAGCGGCTGCGCGGGCAGGTCCGCCTGGTCAGCGAGCCGGTCCTGCTGACCGGCAACTCGGGGACGCTCCAGCTGTCGGTGCAGAACGAGCTGGACCAGCCGGTGAACGTCGGGGTGCGCCTGGACGAGACCAGCTCCGCACGACTGTCCTCCGGCACGACCGGCGTGCAGGTGATCCCGGCCCGCAACGCCACGCCCATCACCGTGCGGGTCGAGCCGCGCACCTCCGGTCGCTTCGTCGTCCAGGCCACGCTGGTCGACGTGAACGGCCGGCCGTTCGGTGAGCCGGTCGAGCTCGACGTGCGCTCCACGCAGTACGGCCGGCTCGCCCTCGCGGTCACCGGCATCGCGGCGGCAGTGCTCATGGTGGCCGCCGGTCTGCGGATCACCCGACGCGCCATGCGCCGTGACGACGGCGTGCAGGCGTGA
- a CDS encoding CCA tRNA nucleotidyltransferase translates to MRELLRVAPVAVELGTRFAAAGAALHLVGGSVRDALLGRLGDDLDFTTDARPEAVQALLAGWAESTWDTGISFGTVGAQRRGFRIEITTYRAEAYDRASRNPVVRYGTSLSDDLARRDFAVNAMAVALPDWKAPDAFVDPYGGMDDLAAQVLRTPGPPEDSFGDDPLRMLRAARFAAQLGFAVAPDVVSAMTAMADRLAIVSVERISDELSKLLLGHFPRAGLELLVDTGLAAHVLPELPALRLEIDEHHQHKDVYDHTLQVLERAIALEEDGPDLVLRLAALLHDIGKPRTRRKEPGGGVSFHHHEVVGAAMARRRLQALRHPKDVVAAVTLLTELHLRFHGYRPAGREAAAGASSRDSRSGTPTWTDSAVRRYVTDAGDQLERLHKLVRSDCTTRNRRRAAMLAAAYDDLEARIARLAEQEELGRIRPDLNGDDIMALLGIPRGPLVGQAYKHLLELRMERGPLPREQAVEALLAWAQAQGVARPV, encoded by the coding sequence GTGCGCGAGCTGCTGCGCGTCGCGCCGGTGGCGGTCGAGCTCGGCACCCGCTTCGCCGCGGCGGGCGCCGCGCTGCATCTGGTCGGTGGCTCGGTGCGCGACGCGCTGCTCGGGCGGCTCGGCGACGACCTCGACTTCACGACCGATGCCCGGCCCGAGGCGGTGCAGGCGCTGCTGGCCGGCTGGGCGGAGTCCACGTGGGACACCGGTATCTCCTTCGGCACGGTAGGCGCGCAGCGCCGCGGCTTCCGGATCGAGATCACGACCTACCGGGCCGAGGCCTACGACCGTGCCTCACGCAATCCGGTGGTCCGCTACGGCACGTCGCTGTCCGACGACCTCGCCCGCCGGGACTTCGCGGTCAACGCGATGGCCGTGGCGCTGCCCGACTGGAAGGCCCCCGACGCGTTCGTCGACCCGTACGGCGGCATGGACGACCTGGCCGCCCAGGTCCTGCGCACGCCCGGACCGCCGGAGGACTCCTTCGGCGACGACCCGCTGCGGATGCTGCGGGCCGCCCGCTTCGCCGCACAGCTGGGCTTCGCCGTCGCGCCGGACGTGGTGTCGGCCATGACCGCCATGGCGGACCGGCTTGCGATCGTCAGCGTCGAGCGGATCAGCGACGAGTTGTCCAAGCTGCTGCTCGGCCACTTTCCCCGGGCCGGCCTGGAGCTGCTCGTCGACACCGGGCTCGCGGCGCACGTCCTGCCGGAGCTGCCGGCACTGCGGCTGGAGATCGACGAGCACCACCAGCACAAGGACGTGTACGACCACACGCTCCAGGTGCTGGAGCGCGCCATCGCGCTGGAGGAGGACGGGCCGGACCTGGTGCTGCGGCTGGCCGCGCTGCTGCACGACATCGGCAAGCCACGTACCCGGCGCAAGGAGCCCGGCGGCGGCGTCTCCTTCCACCACCACGAGGTCGTGGGCGCGGCGATGGCCCGGCGGCGGCTCCAGGCGCTGCGTCACCCCAAGGACGTGGTCGCCGCGGTGACGCTGCTCACCGAGCTGCACCTGCGCTTCCACGGCTACCGCCCCGCCGGCCGGGAGGCTGCGGCCGGCGCGTCGTCCCGTGACAGCCGGTCGGGAACGCCGACGTGGACCGACAGCGCCGTGCGCCGCTACGTCACCGACGCCGGGGACCAGCTCGAGCGGCTGCACAAGCTGGTCCGGTCGGACTGCACGACCCGCAATCGGCGCCGGGCCGCGATGCTCGCGGCGGCCTATGACGACCTCGAGGCCCGCATCGCCCGGCTGGCCGAGCAGGAGGAGCTGGGCCGGATCCGGCCGGACCTGAACGGCGACGACATCATGGCGCTGCTGGGCATCCCGCGCGGGCCGCTGGTCGGCCAGGCGTACAAGCACCTGCTGGAGCTGCGGATGGAGCGCGGGCCGCTGCCGCGGGAGCAGGCCGTCGAGGCGCTGCTCGCGTGGGCGCAGGCCCAGGGGGTGGCGCGCCCCGTCTAG
- a CDS encoding MFS transporter codes for MTSRHPLRELLALPDLRRLLYVRLAGQAGDGLFQTALILVVFFDPNDATSAGQAALAFAVLLLPFSLVGPFAGVFLDRWRRQRVLRNANLGRAGLVTATAALLATLGADSLVVQGFALLVISTNRFILAALSAALPHVVAKRQLVTANAVTTTLGGGAFTLGAVAATAMRPAFGSGQVGGARTSLLAAGTYLLAALLAARITRDLLGPDARAQDRLREALGHVARGVAQGAQHVRERGPAFRALAAISAHRFFYGLSTVATLLLYTPNGFLGRQFAGEGAFGGLIAVGAVAVLGGLSAALVTPAVTRRLGTQRWIVLVFSAAAVAELVFGLPYTHGAFLVAAFFLGFAAQAGKICVDTLVQESVEDDFRGRVFSFYDTLFNVSFVLAAAASAVVLPEDGKSYAVIGIVAGGYTLTALLYGVFTARRAAAEPPEPVVTRG; via the coding sequence ATGACCAGCCGCCATCCCCTGCGCGAGCTGCTCGCGCTGCCGGACCTGCGGCGGCTGCTCTACGTACGGCTGGCGGGCCAGGCCGGCGACGGGTTGTTCCAGACCGCGCTGATCCTCGTCGTCTTCTTCGACCCCAACGACGCGACGTCGGCCGGGCAGGCTGCGCTCGCCTTCGCCGTCCTGCTGCTGCCGTTCAGCCTGGTCGGCCCGTTCGCCGGCGTCTTCCTCGACCGCTGGCGCCGGCAGCGGGTGCTGCGCAACGCCAACCTCGGACGAGCAGGGCTCGTGACGGCGACCGCGGCGCTGCTGGCGACGCTCGGCGCCGACTCCCTCGTCGTCCAAGGGTTCGCGCTGCTGGTCATCTCGACCAACCGCTTCATCCTCGCCGCGCTGTCGGCGGCGCTCCCGCACGTGGTCGCCAAGCGTCAGCTGGTGACAGCCAATGCGGTGACCACGACACTGGGCGGCGGCGCCTTCACGCTCGGCGCCGTCGCGGCGACCGCCATGCGCCCCGCCTTCGGGTCGGGGCAGGTCGGGGGTGCCCGCACCTCACTGCTCGCCGCCGGGACCTACCTGCTCGCGGCGCTGCTCGCGGCGCGGATCACCCGGGACCTCCTCGGCCCCGACGCCCGTGCCCAAGATCGGTTGCGGGAAGCGCTGGGGCACGTCGCCCGTGGCGTGGCGCAGGGGGCGCAGCACGTACGGGAGCGGGGGCCGGCGTTCCGCGCACTGGCGGCGATCAGCGCGCACCGCTTCTTCTACGGCCTGTCGACCGTGGCGACGCTGCTGCTCTACACGCCGAACGGCTTCCTCGGCCGGCAGTTCGCGGGGGAGGGCGCCTTCGGCGGACTGATCGCCGTCGGGGCCGTCGCCGTGCTGGGCGGCCTGTCCGCCGCACTCGTCACCCCCGCCGTCACCCGGCGGCTGGGGACCCAGCGCTGGATCGTCCTGGTCTTCTCGGCCGCCGCGGTGGCCGAGCTGGTGTTCGGGCTGCCGTACACGCACGGGGCGTTCCTCGTCGCCGCCTTCTTCCTCGGCTTCGCCGCGCAGGCCGGCAAGATCTGCGTCGACACCCTCGTACAGGAGAGCGTCGAGGACGACTTCCGCGGCCGGGTCTTCTCCTTCTACGACACGCTGTTCAACGTGAGCTTCGTGCTCGCGGCCGCCGCCTCCGCCGTGGTCCTGCCGGAGGACGGCAAGAGCTACGCCGTGATCGGCATCGTCGCCGGCGGCTACACCCTCACCGCGCTGCTGTACGGCGTGTTCACCGCGCGCCGAGCGGCCGCCGAGCCGCCCGAGCCGGTGGTCACCCGGGGCTGA
- a CDS encoding inositol-3-phosphate synthase produces MGSVRVAIVGVGNCAASLVQGVEYYRDADPSARVPGLMHVQLGGYHVRDIEFVAAFDVDAKKVGFDLSEAILASENNTIKIADVPPLDVTVQRGVTHDGLGKYYRETIEESDAEPVDVVQALRDAKVDVLICYLPVGSEQAAKFYAQCAIDAKVAFVNALPVFIAGTPEWAQKFTDAGVPIVGDDIKSQVGATITHRVMAKLFEDRGVILDRTYQLNVGGNMDFKNMLERDRLESKKISKTQAVTSNMEHDMGTRNVHIGPSDYVQWLDDRKWAYVRLEGRAFGDVPLNLEYKLEVWDSPNSAGVIIDALRCAKIAMDRGVGGPVHPASTYFMKSPPKQVRDDIAGPALEAWIRGEGTGDFAAAEAEQATQQ; encoded by the coding sequence ATGGGTTCCGTCCGTGTCGCCATCGTCGGCGTCGGCAACTGCGCCGCGTCGCTCGTCCAGGGCGTCGAGTACTACCGCGACGCCGACCCGTCCGCGCGTGTCCCCGGCCTGATGCACGTCCAGCTCGGCGGCTACCACGTCCGTGACATCGAGTTCGTCGCGGCGTTCGACGTCGACGCCAAGAAGGTCGGCTTCGACCTGTCCGAGGCGATCCTCGCCTCCGAGAACAACACGATCAAGATCGCCGACGTGCCGCCGCTGGACGTGACCGTCCAGCGCGGCGTCACCCACGACGGCCTCGGCAAGTACTACCGCGAGACGATCGAGGAGTCCGACGCCGAGCCGGTCGACGTGGTGCAGGCGCTCCGGGACGCGAAGGTGGACGTGCTGATCTGCTACCTGCCCGTCGGCTCGGAGCAGGCGGCGAAGTTCTACGCGCAGTGCGCGATCGACGCCAAGGTCGCCTTCGTCAACGCGCTGCCGGTCTTCATCGCCGGCACCCCGGAGTGGGCGCAGAAGTTCACCGACGCGGGTGTGCCGATCGTCGGCGACGACATCAAGAGCCAGGTCGGCGCGACCATCACGCACCGCGTGATGGCCAAGCTGTTCGAGGACCGCGGCGTCATCCTGGACCGCACCTACCAGCTGAACGTCGGCGGCAACATGGACTTCAAGAACATGCTCGAGCGCGACCGCCTGGAGTCCAAGAAGATCTCCAAGACGCAGGCCGTGACCTCCAACATGGAGCACGACATGGGTACCCGCAACGTGCACATCGGGCCGTCGGACTACGTCCAGTGGCTCGACGACCGCAAGTGGGCCTACGTCCGCCTCGAGGGCCGCGCGTTCGGCGACGTCCCGCTGAACCTCGAGTACAAGCTGGAGGTCTGGGACAGCCCGAACAGCGCCGGCGTCATCATCGACGCGCTTCGCTGCGCGAAGATCGCCATGGATCGCGGCGTCGGCGGCCCGGTGCACCCGGCCTCGACCTACTTCATGAAGTCCCCGCCCAAGCAGGTGCGCGACGACATCGCCGGCCCCGCGCTCGAGGCCTGGATCCGGGGCGAGGGCACCGGCGACTTCGCCGCTGCCGAAGCCGAGCAGGCCACGCAGCAGTAG
- a CDS encoding PadR family transcriptional regulator, with translation MLELAVLGLLHESPLHGYELRSRLKATLGTFRAFSYGSLYPTLRRMKVAGWITEDDGDATVVAGAPPLTGRRGKVVYKLTAEGKERLAELLAEAGPSAWEDETFGVHFAFFGQTDPEVRVRILEGRRTRLEERREGVRTSLARTRSRLDRYTLQLQEHGLESVEREVRWLTELIETERRSTASAPPPGGAQSALSTPTERGAP, from the coding sequence GTGCTGGAGCTCGCCGTCCTCGGCCTGCTGCACGAGTCTCCGCTGCACGGCTACGAGCTGCGGTCCCGGCTCAAGGCCACGCTCGGCACCTTCCGGGCGTTCTCGTACGGCTCGCTGTACCCCACTCTGCGCCGGATGAAGGTGGCCGGGTGGATCACCGAGGACGACGGCGACGCCACGGTCGTGGCCGGGGCGCCACCGCTGACCGGCCGGCGCGGCAAGGTGGTCTACAAGCTCACCGCCGAGGGCAAGGAGCGGCTGGCCGAGCTGCTCGCCGAGGCCGGACCGTCGGCATGGGAGGACGAGACCTTCGGCGTCCACTTCGCCTTCTTCGGCCAGACCGACCCCGAGGTGCGCGTGCGCATCCTCGAGGGCCGGCGCACCCGCCTCGAGGAGCGGCGCGAAGGCGTCCGCACCTCGCTCGCCCGTACCCGCTCCCGCCTCGACCGCTACACCCTCCAGCTGCAGGAGCATGGGCTGGAGTCGGTCGAGCGCGAGGTCCGCTGGCTCACCGAGCTGATCGAGACCGAGCGCCGCTCGACCGCATCCGCACCGCCTCCCGGCGGTGCGCAGTCCGCCCTATCCACCCCTACCGAAAGAGGAGCGCCCTGA